In the Sarcophilus harrisii chromosome 1, mSarHar1.11, whole genome shotgun sequence genome, one interval contains:
- the LOC100920628 gene encoding olfactory receptor 13C9-like, with amino-acid sequence MEGANWTSGRDFVLLGFSEYSKIEVLIFLLCLVMYMVILLGNSIIFILTILDGHLHTPMYFFLSNLSFLDICFTSSFVPKMLTNFLMERKTISFSECMIQVYISLAMGSTECVLLATMAYDRYMAICNPLRYPIIMNKRHCVQLVAASWVVGFLNSTMETGLVIRLPFCGKNIINHFFCEILAILKLACVDISLNEIIMLIDSITLAFSPLLLIIISYIFILSAILRINSAEGRKKAFSTCSAHLTVVIVFYGTILFMYMKPKSKNSITDKFVTLFYSVVTPMLNPIIYSLRNKEVNAAMRNVLKRLPFMRC; translated from the coding sequence ATGGAAGGAGCCAACTGGACATCTGGGAGAGACTTTGTTCTACTAGGGTTTTCAGAATACTCAAAAATTGAAGTGCTCATTTTTCTCTTATGTCTGGTAATGTACATGGTAATTCTACTGGGGAacagtattatatttattttgaccaTTCTGGATGGTCACCTTCACACaccaatgtattttttcctcagtaaTCTTTCCTTCTTAGATATATGTTTTACATCCTCTTTTGTCCCCAAAATGTTGACAAATTTCTTAATGGAGAGAAAAACCATCTCCTTTTCTGAGTGTATGATTCAAGTGTATATTTCCCTTGCCATGGGATCTACAGAATGCGTGCTCCTAGCCACAATGGCTTATGATCGGTACATGGCCATCTGTAATCCCCTCAGATACCCTATAATTATGAACAAGAGACACTGTGTACAGCTCGTGGCTGCATCCTGGGTTGTAGGTTTTCTGAACTCAACTATGGAAACAGGTCTAGTAATAAGGTTGCCCTTTTGtggcaaaaatataataaatcattttttttgtgaaattttaGCCATACTAAAGCTGGCCTGTGTTGACATCtccttgaatgaaattattatgttGATAGACAGCATAACACTTGCTTTCTCCCCATTATTGCTAattattatttcctatatttttattctttctgccaTCCTGAGAATTAATTCTGCAGAAGGCAGGAAAAAAGCCTTTTCTACTTGTTCAGCACATTTGACTGTGGTGATTGTGTTTTATGGGACCATCCTCTTTATGTATATGAAGCCTAAGTCCAAAAATTCAATTACAGACAAATTTGTCACATTATTCTATTCAGTAGTGACCCCTATGTTGAATCCCATCATCTACAGCCTTAGGAACAAGGAGGTAAATGCAGCCATGAGAAATGTGCTAAAAAGATTACCCTTCATGAGGTGCTAA